Proteins encoded in a region of the Antedon mediterranea chromosome 2, ecAntMedi1.1, whole genome shotgun sequence genome:
- the LOC140039634 gene encoding ras-related protein Rap-2c-like, translating into MKTDKRNSGIKLRFVLLGEDGVGKSAIAVRFLCGRYLHEYDPNLECCYDKYETIDGKAVKLEIYDTAGQDTLDNYLANADAVLYVYSILSKKSFAAAKSFRDKIVSSSKSNLPVILIGNKRELEQGRHVSYKDGFTLARENNWKFYELSAAVDTHRINDMVLNLASEVLQNRKSNLPRKCSKLKRAMSILNVHINQAKLLSHSSSGSIAENKTQKSPPISLHPRLTERRKTCPAL; encoded by the exons ATGAAAACTGATAAAAGAAACTCTGGAATAAAACTAAGATTTGTTTTGCTAGGTGAAGATGGAGTTGGCAAATCAG CCATTGCTGTGAGATTTCTTTGTGGTAGATACTTACACGAATATGATCCAAATTTAG aatGCTGTTATGACAAATACGAAACGATTGATGGAAAAGCAGTGAAGTTAGAGATTTATGACACGGCCGGACAG GACACACTAGATAACTATCTTGCGAATGCAGACGCTGTTTTATATGTGTACTCAATTCTTTCAAAGAAAAGTTTTGCTGCGGCGAAATCCTTTCGTGATAAGATCGTCTCGAGCAGCAAGAGCAATCTTCCAGTAATCCTGATAGGAAACAAACGAGAGCTTGAACAAGGTCGCCATGTTTCCTACAAAGATGGTTTCACCCTTGCTAGAGAGAATAACTGGAAATTCTATGAATTATCAGCGGCCGTTGACACACATCGAATAAATGACATGGTGTTAAATCTGGCAAGTGAGGTATTGCAAAATAGAAAATCAAATCTTCCAAGAAAGTGTTCAAAATTAAAGAGAGCCATGAGCATCCTTAATGTTCATATCAATCAAGCAAAGTTACTTAGCCATTCCTCGTCTGGATCAATAGCGGAAAACAAAACTCAGAAATCGCCTCCGATATCGTTGCATCCGAGGTTGACGGAAAGAAGGAAAACATGTCCAGCTCTTTGA